The following DNA comes from Thermomicrobiales bacterium.
AAGCCGAGTATCCCGATCCCAGCATCCTCGAGGCCGGCTCTACCGAGCAGGTCTACATGCGCGCCTCGACGGTCAACGTCATCGTCGCCGTCGATACCGAGGATGATGCGCGCTGGGCAGAAGAGAGCCTTTCGCATCTTGCCGACTACTCCCCATCGCGCTTGCTCATTCTCGTGCGCAATGGCCGCCCCGCCGACGTGAGTACCTATTCCGTGCGCGTCAAGGTGGAAGAACGGGAGCACACCCGCGGTGTCGCCCCGGTGCGTCTGGAATCGATCACCATCCTCGCGCCACCCGGAAACGATCAATCGCTGGCGAGTCTCTCGTCGCCTCTGCTCATTCCCGACCTGCCCGATGTGCTCTACGTCCCGTATGGCCCCATTGCCGAGAACCTGCTCGTTTCCAGTCTCTTCGAATTGGTCGATATCCTGGTGGTCGATACGGTCTGGACCCAGGACGCCGGCGCCTCCTTTGCCGTGCTGGCCGACAACACCACCCGCCAGGACGTGGGCGATATCAACGACATCACCTGGTCGCGCCTGCTCGTCTGGCGCCAGCTGGTAGCCCAGTTTTTCGATCAGCCAGCCGCGCTGGAGTCGCTCGAAGCGATCGAAGAGGTCGAAATCACGTTCGCTCCCACCTCAGATGCGGGCCGCTGCGGACGCAGCGCTGCCTTGCTGACCGCCGGCTGGCTGGCGAGCCGGCTCGGTTGGCGCGCTCCGGGCGAGCTGGTGAGTTTCCGCGACGGCTGGCGCTCCACCTTGCGCGCCGGCGAGAAAGGCAAGAGCCGCGAGATCGTGCTCACCCTCGTGCAAGGCGAGGATGACTTCGGCTGCGGCTCGCTGCAACGCATCCGCCTGGTGGCGGGCGGCACGGCCCCGGGCACATTCGTGGCCGAACGCACGTCCGAGGAAGAGATCGCCACCACCAGCGACCTGGGCGAAATGGCGACCGTCAAACGCATCGTCCATAGCCGTTGCCCCGACGACCGCTTCCTCATCAGCCAGGAGCTGCGCCGCCTCCATGAGGACGCGACGTATACTGCGGCACTCGATTTCGCGACCCTCCTGTGGCCAGCGGGAATGGATGACTAGATGTCCTATGACAACCTGCCGATCCTGGACTATGGCGAACGCGGCGTGGTTACCGTGGCCGCGAATGCCGAAGGGGTCGCCAATCTCGCGGTGCAAACCTTCGCCACCGCGTTGATCACCTCGTACGCCAGGAACGGCAGATCGGCCATTGCGCTTTCTGGCGGCAGCACACCCAAACGCATGGGCGAGCTGCTGGCGCATTCCGATTTCCCCTCGCCCGAGGCATGGGAGCATGCCGACATTTTCTGGGGCGATGAACGCTGGGTTCCACTCGACAGCGACGAGAGCAACGCCGGCGTGGCAATGCGCACCTTCCTGACCAAAGTGCCGATTCCCGCCGACAACATCCACCCGATCTACGACCCGGATCTGGATGAAGCCCAGGGC
Coding sequences within:
- a CDS encoding OpcA/G6PD domain-containing protein, with product MTDTLAKPIERTWESQEIEIGRIRSALAEQWQRWEAEYPDPSILEAGSTEQVYMRASTVNVIVAVDTEDDARWAEESLSHLADYSPSRLLILVRNGRPADVSTYSVRVKVEEREHTRGVAPVRLESITILAPPGNDQSLASLSSPLLIPDLPDVLYVPYGPIAENLLVSSLFELVDILVVDTVWTQDAGASFAVLADNTTRQDVGDINDITWSRLLVWRQLVAQFFDQPAALESLEAIEEVEITFAPTSDAGRCGRSAALLTAGWLASRLGWRAPGELVSFRDGWRSTLRAGEKGKSREIVLTLVQGEDDFGCGSLQRIRLVAGGTAPGTFVAERTSEEEIATTSDLGEMATVKRIVHSRCPDDRFLISQELRRLHEDATYTAALDFATLLWPAGMDD